ATGCCATCCACGCCCTTGCCGACCTTCGCGATGCCATGCAACAGGATGAGGATGCCGAGTGCCACACGCAGAACGAGCTTGCCGGTGTCGTCGGATTTGGTCATGAACGGATTCCTGGTGAGAGTGATTGAAGGGCCGTATGTTAGTGAATGCGGCTGGCAACAAAAGACCGGCCAGGACGCCTTGCGGCATATGCATCCAACCGTCCGTTCTTTGGCAGACTGGCGCGCAGCCCCGTACACTGCCTTTCGCCTACTGTTGAGGAGAACACACCAATGAAGAGCCGATTCCGTCCCGCGCTGGCCGCGGCCGCCTCCGTCGTGGCGCTCGCCGCCGCCGCTCCCGCGTTTGCGGGCAAGACCCTCGATGCCGTCAAGCAGCGCGGCACCGTCAAGTGCGGCGTGACCAACGGCGTGGCCGGTTTTTCCGCGCCCGACACGCAGGGCAACTGGTCGGGCCTGGACGTGGACACCTGCCGTGCCATTGCCGCGGCCGTGCTGGGCGACGCGAAGAAGGTCGATTTCGTCCCGCTCAATTCGCAGCAGCGCTTCTCGGCCCTGCAGGCCGGCGAGATCGACATCCTCGCGCGCAACACCACCTGGACGCTGACGCGCGACGCATCGCTGGGCTTCAATTTCACGACCATCACCTACTACGACGGCCAGGGCTTCCTGGTGCCCAAGAAGCTCAAGGTCACCAGCGCCAAGCAACTCAAGAACGCCACCATCTGCACGCAGTCGGGCACCACCAACGAGAAGAACGTGTCGGACTACTTCCGCGCGCAGAACATCCCGGTCAAGACCGTCGTGTTCGAAAGCTTCGAGGCTTCCTTCAAGGCCTTCTTCTCGGGCCGCTGCCAGGCCTTTACCACCGACGCCTCGGCGCTCGCAGGCCTGCGCAACAAGGAAGCGCCCAACCCGGACGACTACGTCATCCTGCCCGAGCTGATCTCCAAGGAGCCGCTCGCGCCGCTGGTGCGCCGCGGCGACGACGAATGGTTCGCCATCGCCAAGTGGGTGCCCAATGCGCTCATCGAGGCCGAAGAGTTCGGTGTCACGCAGGCCAATGCCGACGAGCTCAAGGCCAGCAGCAAGGACCCGGCGCAGCAACGGCTGGTGGGCACCGGTGAAGACCTGGGCAAGCTGCTCGGCCTCGACAAGGACTGGTCGTTCCGCGCCATCAAGGCCGTGGGCAACTACGGCGAGATGTTCGAGCGCAACGTCGGTCCCAAGTCGGTGCTCAAGCTGCCGCGCGGCTCCAACAACCTCTGGAACAAGGGCGGCCTGATCTACGCACCCCCGGTTCGATGAGCGGCGGGGCCTCGCGCCGCGGCGCCTGGCTGGCCTGGGTCGTCCAGGCGCTGCTGGTGCTGGCCGTGGTGGCCGGCGCCGCCTGGGTGGTGCACCATGCGCTCGAGGTGCTGCGCTCGCGCGGTGTGCGTTCGGGCTTCGACTTCCTGGCCGAGCCTGCGGGCTTTTCCATCAGTGAAGGCTGGCTCGACTTCGATGCCAGCCAGCCGTTCTGGCGCGCCTTCCTGGCGGGCCTGATCAACACGGTACGCGCCGCGGTGCCCGCCGCCATCTTTTCGGTCGTGCTCGGCACCTTGATCGGTATCGGACGTCTCGCGCCGCACGTGCTTCTGCGTGGCATCTGCACCGCCTATGTCGAACTGCTGCGCAACGTGCCGCTCCTGGTCCAATTGCTGATGCTGGCCTTTGCCATCGCCAACCTGCTGCCGGATCCGACCGAACCGGTGCGCCTGCTGCCGGGTGTGTACCTCAGCAAGGGCGGCCTCAGCGTCCCCTGGCCCGTGTCGGGCGAGGGCGGCTGGTGGCCCACGCATTTCGAGTGGCCCGAGAAGGGCGACTTCGGCGTGAGCGGCGGTGCGGCGCTGAGCCCCGAGTACGTGACCATCGTCGCGGGCCTGACTTTCTACTCGGCCGCCTTCGTGGCGGAGATCGTGCGCGCCGGCATCCTCTCGGTGTCGCAAGGGCAGGTGCTGGCGGGGCAGGCGCTGGGGCTCACGACGGTGCAGCAGCTTCGCATCGTGATCCTGCCGCAAGCGCTGCGCGTGATCGTGCCTTCGCTCACCAACCAGCTCTTGAGCCTCACGAAGAATTCGTCGCTCGCGGTGGCCGTGGGCTATCCGGAACTGGTGTCGGTCGCCAACACCACCATCGGTTCGAACGGCCGCGCCTTCGAGTGCATTGCCATCATCATGGCGGTCTACCTGCTGCTGTCGCTCGTGATCTCGTTCGGCATGAACCGCTACAACGCACGCGTGGCACTGCGAGGGTGGCAATGAGAAACGTCGCTCAGGGCCCGATCGCCTGGCGCAGCGAGCTCTGGGGTTCGCCGCTGCGTGCGTTGGCCACCGTGCTGCTGCTTGCGGTGCTCGCCTGGGGCGGTTTTTACGCGGTCGAATGGGGCGTCGTGCACGCGGTATTCCGGCCCGACGCCGAAGCCTGCCGCGCGATCCAGCATGGCGCGTGCTGGGGCGTGGTGGCCGAGAAATGGCGGCCGATGCTGTTTGGCCGCTTCCCCTATGAAGAGCAATGGCGCCCCGCCATTGCCGTGGTCGTGCTCTCTGCCGTCACGGTGCTCAGCGCCTGGCCGCGCAGCTGGCGCTGGTGGCTGCTGCCGCTCTGGGCGGTGGCGCTGCTGCTCTTCGTGCTGCTGATGCGCGGCGGCGTGCCCGGCTTGAGCGCCGTCCCGACGAGCCGCTGGGGCGGATTGCCGCTCACCATCGGGCTTGCGGTGGTGGGCCTGGCGCTGGCGTTTCCGCTGGCGCTGCTGCTGGCGCTCGGGCGCCGCTCGGGCTGGCCGGTGGTTCGCACGCTGAGCGCCAGCTACATCGAGCTGGTGCGCGGGGTTCCGCTCATCTCCGTGCTGTTCATGGCCTCGTTCCTGCTGCCGCTGCTCTGGCCCGCAGGGTGGCAGCCCGATGTGCTGGTGCGCGTGCTCGCGGGCTTGGCACTGTTCGTGGCAGCCTACCTGGCCGAGATCATCCGGGGCGGGCTGCAAGCCGTGCCGCGCGGGCAGACCGAGGTGGCGATGGCGCTGGGCTTCGGCCGCTGGCCCGTGCAGCGCGACATCGTGCTGCCGCAGGCTTTGCGGCTCGTGGTGCCCGCACTGACCAACAACGTGGTGGGCACGCTGAAAGACACCTCGCTGGTCACCGTGGTGGGTCTGTTCGAGCTCACCGGCGCATTGGGGCTGGCGCTCGGCGGCGACCCGACCTGGCGGCCGTTCTACCTGGAGGGCTACCTCTTCATTGCGGCGGTGTACTGGGTGCTGTGCTTCGGGCTCTCGCGCTACAGCGTGTGGCTCGAGCGGCGGCTGGGAGAGGGCACGCGCTGAACGGGTCCCTGCATCAGCCGGCCGACAGCGCCTTGTCCACCAGCTGCTGGGCCTCTTCGAGAATGCGCCCCAGGTGCTCCGCACCCTTGAAGCTCTCGCCGTAGATCTTGTAGATGTTCTCAGTGCCAGAGGGCCGCGCCGCGAACCAGCCGTTCTGCGTGACCACCTTGACGCCGCCGATGGCCGCGCCATTGCCCGGCGCATGGCTCAGCACCGCCTCGATCTTGTCGCCCGCCAGTTCGGTCGAGCTGACCTGCTTGGGCGACAGGTTCGACAGCTTCTTTTTCTGTTCCACCGTGGCGGCCGCGTCGACACGGTCGGACACCGGCTGGCCCAGCGCCTCGGTCAGACCCGCATAGCGCTCGCCCGGGTCGCGCCCGGTGCGCGCGGCAATCTCGGCCGAGAGCAGGGCGGGGACGATGCCATCCTTGTCGGTGGTCCACGCCGAGCCGTCGAAGCGCAGGAAGGTTGCGCCCGCGCTTTCCTCGCCGCCGAAGCCCAGCGATCCGTCCACCAGCCCGTCGACGAACCACTTGAAGCCCACAGGCACCTCGTGGAGCCTGCGGCCGAGCCGGGCCGTGACGCGGTCGATCATCTGGCTGCTCACCACCGTCTTGCCCACGGCCGCATGCGCCGGCCAATCGGGGCGGTGCGTGTAGAGGTAGTCGATCATCACGGCGAGATAGCTGTTCGGCTGCATCAGGCCCGTGCTGCGCGCGACCACGCCGTGGCGGTCGTGGTCGGTGTCGCAGGCGAAGGCGATGCCGAAACGGTCTTTCAGCGCGATCAGCTTGTGCATCGCATCGGGCGACGAAGGGTCCATGCGGATGCGGCCGTCCCAGTCGAGCGACATGAAGCGGAAGGTCGGGTCGACCTCCTGGCTCAGCACGCTGAGCCGATCGAGCTTGTAGCGCTCGGCGATGGCCGGCCAGTAGTGCACGCCCGCACCGCCGAGCGGATCCACGCCCAGGTCGACCGGCACGCCGCGGATCGCCGCCATGTCGAGCACCTGACCCAGGTCTTCGACATAGGTGTTCAGGTAGTCGTGCCGGTGCGTGGTCGAGGCACGCAGTGCCTGCGCGAGCGGCAGGCGCTTCACGCCCTGCAATCCGCTGGCAAGAAAGGCGTTGCCGGCTGCCTCGACGGCGGAAGTGATGTCGGTGCCCGCGGGTCCGCCGTTGGGCGGGTTGTACTTGAAGCCGCCGCTTTCGGGCGGGTTGTGCGAAGGCGTGATGACGATGCCGTCGGCCAGGCCTGTGGTGCGCCCGCGGTTGTAGACCAGGATCGCGTGCGAGACGGCCGGCGTGGGCGTGTACTCGTCGTCCTTCGACAGCATCAGCTCGACGCCGTTGGCCGCGAGCACTTCCACCGCGCTGTTGAAGGCCGGCGTGGAAAGCGCATGCGTGTCGATGCCGAGGAACAGCGGCCCATCGATGCCTTTTTGCCGCCGGTAGTCGGCGATGGCCTGGCTCATCGCCAGCACATGCCATTCGTTGAATGCGTTGTCGAACGAGGAGCCGCGATGCCCCGACGTGCCGAAGGCCACGCGCTGCGCCGCGACCGATGCATCCGGCCGGCCCGAGTAGTAGGCGGACACGAGGCGCGGAACATTGACGAGCAGCGCCAGCGGGGCGGGCTGGCCTGCGAGGGGATTGGTTTTCTGGCTCATGTCGGATGCTGCCCTTCGGTTTGGATCACGTCGGCAACATCATGCCGCAGGATGCACCTGCGGATGAAACAAGCGGCAAGCGCCCTACGAGGCCAGCGCTTCCATCAGGTCGGTCTCGATGGCCAGCTGCGTCTTCTGGCCCTGGAGTTCGGGCCCGCTGATCAGGAAGGTGTCTTCCACGCGCTCGCCGAGCGTGGTCACCTTGGCCAGTTGCAGGTTCAGGTGGTGCCGCGCAAGCACGCGCGCCACCGAATACAGGAGTCCCGCGCGGTCGCTCGCCGAGATGTTGAGCAGCCAGCGCTGCGCCTTGTCGTCGGGCAAGAGGCTGATGCGCGGCTTGATCGGGAAGCTGCGCACGCGGCGCGACACGCGTCCGACGCTCGGCGCTGGCAAGGGGCCGGCTTCGGTCAGTGTCTGCGCGAGGCCCGACTCGACCATGCTGATGAGGTCGCGGTAGTGGTCAGGCTGGAACGTGGTCACCACCTGGAAGGTGTCGAGCGCATAGCCGTTGCTCGCGGTGTGCACCTTCGCGTCCAGGATGCTGAAGGACGACTGGTCGAAGTACCCGCAGATGCGCGCGAACAGGTCGGGCTGGTCGGGCGTGTAGACCACCACCTGGAGGCCTTCGCCCACGGGTGACAGGTGCGCCCGCACCACCGGCGGCGCCTTGGGATCGACCGGCACGTTGGGCGGCGGCACGAATCGCGAAAGCTGCTTGGCGTGCCACGCGATCTCGGTGGCATCGTGGCGCATGAAGTAGCCCACGTCGAGCGTGTCCCAGAGCGCCTTGTGGGCCTCGAAACGCTGGGCATGCAGCGCCAGTTGCACCAGCGCTTCGCGCTTGCGCGATTCGACCTCGGCGTCCGGGTCGGGCATGCGCCCGCCGAGCGCGCGCAGGGTGTAGCGGTACAGGTCTTCGAGCAGCTTGCCCTTCCAGGCATTCCACACGCGCGGCGACGTGCCGCGGATGTCGGCCACCGTGAGCAGGTAGAGCGCCGTGAGGTAGCGCTCGTTGCCCACGCGCCTGGCGAAGGCGCCGATCACCTCCGGGTCGCTCAGGTCCTGCTTCTGCGCCACCTGGCTCATCACCAGGTGCTCGGCCACCAGGAACTCGATCAGCTTGGCATCTTCGCGCGCAATGCCATGCTGCTTGCAGAAGCGCTGCACGTCGCGCGCGCCCAGCGTCGAGTGGTCGCCGCCGCGGCCCTTGGCAATGTCGTGGAAGAGCGCGGCCACATACAGGATCCACGGCTTGTCCCAGCCGGCCGCGAGCTGCGAGCAGAACGGGTATTCGTGCGCGTGCTCGGCGATGAAGAAGCGCCGCACGTTGCGCAGCACCATCAGGATGTGCTGGTCCACCGTGTAGACGTGGAACAGGTCATGCTGCATCTGCCCGACGATGCTGCGGAACACCCGCAGGTAGCGCCCCAGCACCGAGGTCTGGTTCATGAGCCGGAACGCATGCGTGATGCCGTAGGGCTGCAGCATGATGCGCATGAAGGTCTCGTGGTTGACCGGGTCGTTGCGGAACTTGCTGTCCATCACGTGGCGCGCGTTGTAGAGCGCGCGCAGCGTCCGGGCCGAGAGGCCCTGGACGCCGATGGTCTTCTGGTAGAGCAGAAAGGTCTCGAGAATCGCGTGCGGCTCGCGCTCGTAGAGATCGTCGCTCGCGATCTCGATCAGGCCGGAGCGCTCGTAGAAGCGCTCGTTGATCGGCGTGTGCTGCTCGTCCACCGGCTGCAGCCGCTCCGCGATGTTGAGCAGCAGGATCTGGTTGAGCTGCGACACCGCCTTGGCGGCCCAGTAGTAGCGCCGCATCAGCGCCTCGCTCGACTTGCGCTGCGATTCGCTTTCGTAGCCGAAGCTCGCGGCCACGGCCGTCTGCAGGTCGAACACCAGGCGGTCTTCGCGGCGCTTGGCAATCACATGCAGGCGCGCCCGGATCAGCGAGAGCAGGGCTTCGTTGCGCTTGATCTGCTGCGCCTCGAAGGAGGTGGCCAGGCCGTTCTTGGCCAGGTCGTCCCAGCGGTTGCCGAAACCCGCGGCCTTGGTCATCCACAGGATGGTCTGCAGGTCGCGCAGGCCGCCGGGAGATTCCTTGCAGTTGGGCTCCAGGGCGTAGGGCGTGCTGTCGTACTTCTGGTGGCGGTGCCGCATCTCCTGCGACTTGGCGACGAAGAATGCCTGCGGATCGATCGCCCTCGCAAAGCGCCTGCGGAACGCCACGAACAGCTTCTTGTCGCCGGCGACCAGGCGCGATTCGAGCAGCGAGGTCTGGACCGTGACGTCCTTCTCGGCCTCGGCCAGGCACTCTTCGACCGTGCGCACGCTGGAGCCGATCTCAAGCCCTGCATCCCAGCAATGGCCGATGAACGCCTCGATGCGCGCCGGATCGATTTCGCTGGCGTGGCCCTCGGGCGGCAGCAGCAGCAGCACGTCGACGTCGGAGTACGGAAACAGCTCGCCGCGGCCATAGCCTCCAACTGCTGCCAGCGAGAGCGCGTCGCCGAAGTCGGCTTCCTGCCAGAGCGCGCACAACGTCTGGTCGGCCAGCGCCGACAGCTGGCGCAGCACGGTGTGGACGCTGCGGGTGGGCGCGCGCGCAAAGCGCAGGGTGTCGAACAGCGCCAGCTTCTTCGCGCGATAGGCTTCGCGCAGCGTGGCGACGTCGATCTTGGCTGGTTCGATCACGGCGTTGTCCGGGGCCGTGCGCCGCGCGCGCGGCTCACGTTTTCGTGGAAGTGACGAACGAGGGCAGGGGCGGGCTGCCTTCGGACAGCGTGAGCACCTCGTAGCCCGTTTCGGTGACCAGCACCGTGTGCTCCCATTGCGCCGACAGCGAATGGTCGCGGGTCACGATGGTCCAGCCGTCGTACTGGCCGCCCCTGAAGTCTTCCTTCACCTCGCGCTTGCCGGCATTGATCATCGGCTCGATGGTGAAGATCATGCCGGGCTTGAGCTCTTCCAGCGTGCCCGGCCGGCCGTAGTGCAGCACCTGCGGCTCCTCATGGAAGCGCTGGCCCACGCCGTGGCCGCAAAACTCGCGCACCACCGAAAAGCCCTGGCCCTCGGCGAACTTCTGGATCGCGTAGCCCACGTCGCCCAGGTGCGCGCCCGGGCGCACCTGCAGGATGCCGTGCCACATGGCTTCGAAGGTGATGTGGCACAGCCGCTTGGCGGCAATGGAAGCGTCGCCGATGACGTACATGCGGCTGTTGTCGCCGAACCAGCCGTCCTTGATGACGGTCACGTCGACGTTCATGATGTCGCCCTTCTTCAAGGGCTTGTCGTTCGGTATGCCGTGGCACACCACGTGGTTCACCGAGGTGCACAGCGACTTCGGGAAAGGCACGCTGCTCGCGCCCATGTAGCCCACCGTGGCCGAGGTCGTGCCCTGCTTGACCATGTATTCGGCGGCCAGCCGGTCGACATCGTTGGTGGTGATGCCGGGCTTGATGAACGGCGTGAGGTAGTCCAGCACCTCGGAAGCCAGGCGGCAGGCGACCCGCATGGCTTCGATGCCTGCGGCGTCTTTGTAGGTAATGCTCATCCCGGAATTATCCCATTCAGCACGCTAAAATTCCGGGTTAACGCGGATGACCCCAGTCAGCGGCCATCCGCCTCGATTCTTTGATTCCCAACGCGGCCCCCCAGGGCCCCCTCGACCGTGACGCAGCCCGCATCCCAAGCCCTTCCCGTCGTAACCATGTTCGAGGGCGGCAGCGCACTCAGCGATTTCCGCGCGCGGCAGCTGTTGCCCAGGCTGCAGGCCATCGAGCCGCGCATCGAAGGCGTTGCCGCCCGCTTCGTGCACCTGGTGGTCACCGACGCCGCCTTGGGCGCCGCCGATCACGACCGCTTCGCCGCACTCCTGACCTACGGCGAGCCCTTCGAGGCCCTGGCCAAGGCCGGCACTTCCGTGGTCGTCACCCCCCGCCTGGGCACGGTGTCGCCCTGGGCCTCCAAAGCCACCGACATCGCCCACAACTGCGGACTGGCGCTGCGCCGCGTCGAGCGCGTCACGCAATACCACCTGAAGCTCAAGTCGCCCCTGATCGGCAAGGCACCGGTGCTCGAAGGTGACGTGCTGGCCGCCGTGGCCGGCCCGCTGCACGACCGCATGACCGAATCGGTGCTCGCCACCGTGGACCAGGCCGCGAGCCTGTTCAGCGAACTGCCGGCACAACCCATGGCGCTGGTCGACGTGCAGGGCGGCGGCCGGGATGCGCTGGTGGCGGCCAACTCCGGTTTCGGCCTGGCGCTGGCCGAAGACGAGATCGACTACCTCGTCGACGCCTTCACCCGCCTGGGCCGCAATCCCAGCGACGTCGAGCTGATGATGTTCGCGCAGGCCAACAGCGAGCACTGTCGCCACAAGATCTTCAACGCCCAGTTCACCATTGACGGCGTGGCGCAGCCGCAGAGCCTGTTCTCGATGATCCGCCACACGGAAAAGCAGAACCCGCAGCACACGGTCATCGCCTATGCGGACAACGCCTCGGTGATGGAGGGCACGACCATCGAGCGCTTTGTCGCCCGGACGGATGCGCAAAGCTATCAAAAAGATAGCGCCCTGAGCCATGTGCTCATGAAGGTGGAAACGCACAACCACCCGACCGCCATCTCGCCGTTTCCCGGCGCCTCCACCGGCGCGGGCGGCGAGATCCGCGACGAAGGCGCCACCGGCCGCGGCTCCAGGCCCAAGGCCGGCCTGACCGGCTTCACGGTGTCCAGGCTCTGGCCGGAAGAGGGCCACTACGGCAAGCCCGAGCACATTGCGAGCCCGCTGCAGATCATGACCGAGGGCCCGCTGGGCGGCGCCGCGTTCAACAACGAATTCGGCCGGCCCAACCTGCTCGGCTACTTCCGCGAGTACGAGCAGACGGTCGCGAGCGACATCGACACCGTGCAGCGCGGCTATCACAAGCCCATCATGATCGCGGGCGGCCTCGGCAGCATCGACGCCACGCAGACCAAGAAAATCCAGTTCCCGGCCGGCTCGCTGCTCATCCAGCTCGGCGGCCCCGGCATGCGCATCGGCATGGGCGGCAGCGCCGCGAGCTCGATGGCGACCGGCGCCAACGCGGCCGAGCTCGACTTCGACTCGGTGCAGCGCGGCAACCCCGAGATCGAGCGGCGCGCGCAGGAGGTCATCAACCACTGCTGGCAGCAGGGCGCGGCCAACCCGATCCTCGCGATCCACGACGTGGGCGCGGGCGGCCTGAGCAATGCCTTCCCGGAGCTGACCAACGACGCCGGCCGCGGCGCGCGCTTCGACCTGCGCGCGGTGCCGCTCGAAGAGTCGGGCATGGCGCCAAAGGAAATCTGGTGCAACGAAAGCCAGGAGCGCTACGTGCTGGCCATCGCGCCGGAATCGCTCGAACAGTTCAAGGCCTTCTGCGAGCGCGAGCGCTGCCCGTTCTCGGTGGTGGGCGTGGCGACCGAAGAGCGCCAGTTGCTGGTGGCCGATGAAGGCGCCGCAGTGCAGCCTGTGGACATGCCCATGGACGTGCTGCTCGGCAAGCCGCCCAAGATGCACCGCGACGTGAAGACCGTGGCGCGCAGCTTCAAGCCGCTCGACCTCACGGGCGTCGACCTGCAGAAGGCCGCCATCGACGTGCTCTCGCACCCGACCGTGGCCTCCAAGCGCTTCCTGATCACCATCGGGGACCGCACCGTGGGCGGCCTGAGCCATCGCGACCAGATGGTCGGCCCATGGCAGGTGCCCGTGGCCGATTGCGCCGTCACGCTGGCCGACTTCAAGGGCTTTGCCGGCGAGGCGATGAGCATGGGCGAGCGCACGCCGCTGGCCGCGCTCGACGCCCCGGCTTCGGGCCGCATGGCGGTGGCCGAGGCCATCACCAACCTGCTGGCCGCACCGATCGAGCTTTCGCGCGTCAAGCTGTCGGCCAACTGGATGGCCGCCTGCGGCGAACCGGGCGAAGACGCCGCGCTCTATGAAACCGTCAAGGCCGTGGGCCTGGAACTGTGCCCGGCGCTGGGCGTGTCGATTCCGGTCGGCAAGGATTCGCTGTCGATGCGCACCCAGTGGAAGGACAACGGCGAAGCCAGGAAGGTCACGTCGCCCGTGAGCCTGATCGTCACCGCCTTCGCGACGCTGGCCGACGTGCGCGGCACGCTCACGCCGCAGCTCGATGCGCAAGAGGCCGACACCACGCTCGTGCTCGTCGACCTGGGCCGCGGCCAGCACCGCATGGCGGGCAGCATCCTGGCGCAGACGCTGAACCAGAGCGGCGACAGGGTGCCCGACCTCGACGACCCAGCGCAGCTCGTGGCGCTGGTCAACGCCGTCAATGCATTGCGCGCGGACGGCAAGATCCTCGCCATGCATGACCGCAGCGACGGCGGCCTGTTCGCCACCGCCTGCGAAATGGCCTTTGCGGGCCATGTGGGCGTGGCCCTGAACGTCGACATGCTGGTGACCGAAGGCGACGGCATCTCCGACAGCCGCATGGAAACCGGCGACGCGAAGAACTGGGCGCAGCAGGTCAGCGCCCGGCGCGAGGAGCTCACGCTCAAGGCGCTGTTCAACGAAGAACTCGGCATGGTGCTGCAGGTGCGCACCGCCGAGCGCAACGAGGTGATGCAGGTGCTGCGCGCCCACGGCCTCAGCGCGCACAGCCACTTCGTCGGCAAGACGCGTCCTGCAAGCTCCACCATGGACGCCGGCAAGGGCAAGCTCGAGGTCTGGCGCGATGCCAGGTCGGTGTTCAGCGCCACGCTGCACGACCTGCACCAGGTGTGGGACTCGGTCAGCTGGAAGATTGCCCGCGAACGCGACAACCCGGCCTGCGCCGATGCCGAGCACGCCGCGGCCGGCGAGCCGGGCGACCCCGGCATGCACATCTTCCTCCCTCTCCCTCCGGGAGAGGGCAGGGGTGAGGGCCGCGGCATCAACGCCCCCGCCATCCTCCAATCGCGCCCCAAGGTCGCGATCCTGCGCGAGCAGGGCGTCAACTCGCATGTCGAGATGGCCTACGCCTTCACCGAGGCCGGCTTCGAGGCCCACGACGTCCACATGACCGACCTGCAGTCGGGCCGGGCGGACCTCGCCCACTTCAAGGGCGTCGTCGCCTGCGGCGGCTTCAGCTACGGCGACACGCTGGGCGCCGGCATCGGCTGGGCGCGCAGCATCACCTTCAACCCGAAGCTCGCCGAGCAGTTCAAGGCCTTCTTCGGTCGTGAAGACACCTTCGGCCTGGGCGTGTGCAACGGCTGCCAGATGTTCGCCGAGCTGGCCGACATCATTCCGGGCGCCGAGGCCTGGCCGCGCTTCACCACCAACCAGAGCGAACGCTTCGAGGCGCGCCTGTCGATGGTCGAGGTGCTCGAATCGCCGAGCCTCTTCTTTGCGGGCATGGCGGGCACGCGCCTGCCGATCGCGGTGGCGCACGGCGAGGGCTATGCCAACTTCAAGCACCGCGGCGATGCCGCCAAGGCCATTGCCGCCATGCGCTTCGTGG
The Variovorax sp. OAS795 genome window above contains:
- a CDS encoding amino acid ABC transporter substrate-binding protein; protein product: MKSRFRPALAAAASVVALAAAAPAFAGKTLDAVKQRGTVKCGVTNGVAGFSAPDTQGNWSGLDVDTCRAIAAAVLGDAKKVDFVPLNSQQRFSALQAGEIDILARNTTWTLTRDASLGFNFTTITYYDGQGFLVPKKLKVTSAKQLKNATICTQSGTTNEKNVSDYFRAQNIPVKTVVFESFEASFKAFFSGRCQAFTTDASALAGLRNKEAPNPDDYVILPELISKEPLAPLVRRGDDEWFAIAKWVPNALIEAEEFGVTQANADELKASSKDPAQQRLVGTGEDLGKLLGLDKDWSFRAIKAVGNYGEMFERNVGPKSVLKLPRGSNNLWNKGGLIYAPPVR
- a CDS encoding ABC transporter permease subunit (The N-terminal region of this protein, as described by TIGR01726, is a three transmembrane segment that identifies a subfamily of ABC transporter permease subunits, which specificities that include histidine, arginine, glutamine, glutamate, L-cystine (sic), the opines (in Agrobacterium) octopine and nopaline, etc.) is translated as MSGGASRRGAWLAWVVQALLVLAVVAGAAWVVHHALEVLRSRGVRSGFDFLAEPAGFSISEGWLDFDASQPFWRAFLAGLINTVRAAVPAAIFSVVLGTLIGIGRLAPHVLLRGICTAYVELLRNVPLLVQLLMLAFAIANLLPDPTEPVRLLPGVYLSKGGLSVPWPVSGEGGWWPTHFEWPEKGDFGVSGGAALSPEYVTIVAGLTFYSAAFVAEIVRAGILSVSQGQVLAGQALGLTTVQQLRIVILPQALRVIVPSLTNQLLSLTKNSSLAVAVGYPELVSVANTTIGSNGRAFECIAIIMAVYLLLSLVISFGMNRYNARVALRGWQ
- a CDS encoding amino acid ABC transporter permease; its protein translation is MRNVAQGPIAWRSELWGSPLRALATVLLLAVLAWGGFYAVEWGVVHAVFRPDAEACRAIQHGACWGVVAEKWRPMLFGRFPYEEQWRPAIAVVVLSAVTVLSAWPRSWRWWLLPLWAVALLLFVLLMRGGVPGLSAVPTSRWGGLPLTIGLAVVGLALAFPLALLLALGRRSGWPVVRTLSASYIELVRGVPLISVLFMASFLLPLLWPAGWQPDVLVRVLAGLALFVAAYLAEIIRGGLQAVPRGQTEVAMALGFGRWPVQRDIVLPQALRLVVPALTNNVVGTLKDTSLVTVVGLFELTGALGLALGGDPTWRPFYLEGYLFIAAVYWVLCFGLSRYSVWLERRLGEGTR
- the pgm gene encoding phosphoglucomutase (alpha-D-glucose-1,6-bisphosphate-dependent): MSQKTNPLAGQPAPLALLVNVPRLVSAYYSGRPDASVAAQRVAFGTSGHRGSSFDNAFNEWHVLAMSQAIADYRRQKGIDGPLFLGIDTHALSTPAFNSAVEVLAANGVELMLSKDDEYTPTPAVSHAILVYNRGRTTGLADGIVITPSHNPPESGGFKYNPPNGGPAGTDITSAVEAAGNAFLASGLQGVKRLPLAQALRASTTHRHDYLNTYVEDLGQVLDMAAIRGVPVDLGVDPLGGAGVHYWPAIAERYKLDRLSVLSQEVDPTFRFMSLDWDGRIRMDPSSPDAMHKLIALKDRFGIAFACDTDHDRHGVVARSTGLMQPNSYLAVMIDYLYTHRPDWPAHAAVGKTVVSSQMIDRVTARLGRRLHEVPVGFKWFVDGLVDGSLGFGGEESAGATFLRFDGSAWTTDKDGIVPALLSAEIAARTGRDPGERYAGLTEALGQPVSDRVDAAATVEQKKKLSNLSPKQVSSTELAGDKIEAVLSHAPGNGAAIGGVKVVTQNGWFAARPSGTENIYKIYGESFKGAEHLGRILEEAQQLVDKALSAG
- a CDS encoding [protein-PII] uridylyltransferase, with translation MIEPAKIDVATLREAYRAKKLALFDTLRFARAPTRSVHTVLRQLSALADQTLCALWQEADFGDALSLAAVGGYGRGELFPYSDVDVLLLLPPEGHASEIDPARIEAFIGHCWDAGLEIGSSVRTVEECLAEAEKDVTVQTSLLESRLVAGDKKLFVAFRRRFARAIDPQAFFVAKSQEMRHRHQKYDSTPYALEPNCKESPGGLRDLQTILWMTKAAGFGNRWDDLAKNGLATSFEAQQIKRNEALLSLIRARLHVIAKRREDRLVFDLQTAVAASFGYESESQRKSSEALMRRYYWAAKAVSQLNQILLLNIAERLQPVDEQHTPINERFYERSGLIEIASDDLYEREPHAILETFLLYQKTIGVQGLSARTLRALYNARHVMDSKFRNDPVNHETFMRIMLQPYGITHAFRLMNQTSVLGRYLRVFRSIVGQMQHDLFHVYTVDQHILMVLRNVRRFFIAEHAHEYPFCSQLAAGWDKPWILYVAALFHDIAKGRGGDHSTLGARDVQRFCKQHGIAREDAKLIEFLVAEHLVMSQVAQKQDLSDPEVIGAFARRVGNERYLTALYLLTVADIRGTSPRVWNAWKGKLLEDLYRYTLRALGGRMPDPDAEVESRKREALVQLALHAQRFEAHKALWDTLDVGYFMRHDATEIAWHAKQLSRFVPPPNVPVDPKAPPVVRAHLSPVGEGLQVVVYTPDQPDLFARICGYFDQSSFSILDAKVHTASNGYALDTFQVVTTFQPDHYRDLISMVESGLAQTLTEAGPLPAPSVGRVSRRVRSFPIKPRISLLPDDKAQRWLLNISASDRAGLLYSVARVLARHHLNLQLAKVTTLGERVEDTFLISGPELQGQKTQLAIETDLMEALAS
- the map gene encoding type I methionyl aminopeptidase, whose amino-acid sequence is MSITYKDAAGIEAMRVACRLASEVLDYLTPFIKPGITTNDVDRLAAEYMVKQGTTSATVGYMGASSVPFPKSLCTSVNHVVCHGIPNDKPLKKGDIMNVDVTVIKDGWFGDNSRMYVIGDASIAAKRLCHITFEAMWHGILQVRPGAHLGDVGYAIQKFAEGQGFSVVREFCGHGVGQRFHEEPQVLHYGRPGTLEELKPGMIFTIEPMINAGKREVKEDFRGGQYDGWTIVTRDHSLSAQWEHTVLVTETGYEVLTLSEGSPPLPSFVTSTKT